The genome window catgatgaactctgtgcacgagtgcccacagagagggctctgagtgccacctctggcactcgtgccataggttctccaccactgccctacacctTGGGAATGGACTTTCGCTTTTCTCTACTTCTCCCGCTTTCACTTAcgattgtaagggtctgttaccccagtgAACAACAAGACTCAaggaaggttcaagagctttttATAATGGACAAAAGCTCGTTTCAAATTAGACAACAATCAGCAGAAGCATATATGAAGACTTGGCAACTCTGGATTTTATATCAAGAGAAAAGATTGAATGTCCTAATATTCCCGATTGAATATTAAGTTGCTACTAGATTAAaccttcttggtttttttttatcaggTGTAAGGGTTACATAGGATAGAAAATTATTAAGAAACAATATTTATAGAGTAACAGAATGTACTAATATAAAACACTTATTATGGACAaactttttcccttttctttaattGTTAAATGAATTAAGAACAGTCAGGTGTAATAGCGAGATTCTGTGAACAAAGCATATGAAATAGGTTGAAGGGGAAGTTTCtacaattttctttctttagaacagcttctgagatttatcCGCTTGGGATTTATAAGTAGAACTTGTTATAAGGAAGTTATAGCCGTGGAAGTTTGGACATGTACTATTTcgtgttttttgttgtttgtctGTTATTTGTTGTTCTATGGGGGTGTGTTTGTCGCatgcccttttctttctttttaaaaaaacaataaagtatattcaattaaaaaaaagagctttattgcaactgtgtcagcccaacagccagatagccgaaactggggtttggctctctggcccttggtaccctgtttctcctaaaataagacatcccctgagaataagacgttgtagaggttttgctgaagtgctaaatataaaacatcccccgaaagtaagacgtagcaaagtttttgtttggaagcatgcccgtcgaacagaacaacagagcatgcagctgtggagcggaaaaataagacatcccctgaaaataagacatagcgcgtctttgggagcaaaaattaatataagacactgtcttattttcggagaaacacggtatatacTCGTAGGTTACAGCTTGACTCAAcccagaatcccccccaccctcgcattcccataatatcagcatgtgaaaggacacagagaaagagacagtGTTGTTGGGACGGGCAGTTTATTCCCtcggaaggcagataaggaggaACAGTTAAGCAAGCAAGCAGAGGTCCCATGGCCTCGGGCaatgataatagctgggccatctgcatcaGGGCTATATACGTTCGAGCTGCCAGGCCGagtatggcgcaggcctgacaacgTAGTATGTGGCAGGATAGGGAGTGGACAACAGAGGTAATAAGGCTATGGGTATTTGGAGGGTGGTTCAGaattggctttgcaaaagccggggggggggggttcactgtTCGTTTCAGTAAAGGTTACTGCATGATGAACTCCAGAGTCTGTCGTTGAATGAATCCTAGACCGGACACCCAGGGACTGATCTACAGTTCATCTATCTATCAGCTATCAGCTGTCAGTCACAGTCACATGCTAAACAGCCTTGAGGGGTGGATCAACTCTATTAGAGAACAAATGTAAGAGTATTACATATTACAGATTGATTTTGAGCATAATTTCAACGTGCACAGTTTAATATTGATGGACAACATGggggatatttattttatttatttattatttatatttatatttatataccgccctccccaaaggctcagggcggtgtccatcaacactaaaacaatttaaaacatcaaatacataatttacaataaaatatcatataaaatactaaactacagatggctgtactatactataaaatactaaacaacccttccttccccttttttatgtacccacgggaggccagatgttcttatggcggagttgacatcatcctggctggccaaatgcctggcggaacaggtccgttttacaggccctgcggaaactttgtggGTCCCAAGGCAGAGGGCTTCCTTGGATCTCACctgggaagcctgttccacctcCAGATAGGGGCCAGAAAGCCGTAAAAGCCTCCTGGCCCTTGCAGAGGCTGCCAGCCAGCCGATCGCCTTTGTGGGCCAGGGGATCACTCAGTAGGTCCTCGGTCCTCCCGACGGCAAAGCagagaggggcctagaagggcggtatagggagtgtatatgtgtatgtgtggcttccagtagagttccggatcatcttcaaggtactggtgttgacctttaaggccttacgcggcctgggaccctcgtatcttcgggaccgcatcaccccatatgtccctgcacggcctctccgttcagtggaggccaatttattagtggtccctggcccctcaatgatgcggctggcctccacgcaggccagggcctttacagctctggcctccctcgcctggtggaacacctcctTCCTCcgcagctgtccgggccctgcaggatctaccgagttctgcagggcctgtaaaacggagttgttccgccgggcctttggagggaccaaccgctgaaatggtgcccccagcTGGCCCTTTCACCTAGGCCTACCATTCAatgtgactcgccgccctccccccctttctctcggggagaattttaaaaagtggggttGATCGGACacctctattattattatcattgttattgttatcgctgttttaaaggtttttaatactttatttatatttatatttttatgctgtacaccgcccagagccccttggggatggggcggtataaaagtttaaacaataaaaaataaataaatatatatgtataggtTGATAGTCCTTGTCCCCTTATATGCATGatacaacaatgtaatttctgtTTATAATTTGTGTATTGTAGAAACCTGCTTATAGTAAGGCTAAAGACAAGTGCAAATGAAAATGTGCATTTCTGAGGAAGATTTTTTGAAAACGCTGAATTACGTACGGAGTATCAATAACATGGTATTGGACCCTCACACTGAAGGGAGCGAGAAACTTCTAGTTTCCACACTTTCTTTCACATTGGAATTCTATGAAGAGGACTGTATCCCGACATTATTTGTATTCCTTGAGGAATATAGCTGTGGATCATCTTTAACCTACGTGGAACAAGCACAGCATTGGAACTCAGAGAGCCTACGTGGAACCGGCGTGATATTGGAACTTTCATTAGTTAATATCTAGAATGTATTATGTGAACCTTTATCAGTTATTATCTCGAATGTATTTCTTGGCATGAATTACTGCTTATGACActacttaaatatatatataaggatTCAGATCCTATGATTAATTTGGGACTTTACTTTCATTGCCTCAGCCTGGGTGCAACACGTTGTCATTTCTACCACGCTCTTGGTAAGTGTGGCACCTCTGCTTCGTGTTGTTGGTTTTTTCAGCTAGTCAGGGCTCCCCCCAACTTCCTTTTTTCAACTGCGTGAGGGCCTTTGCCTCCAGTTTCCCTTGGTCCCTCTCtcttgggttccacagggcaaaCTGGAGGTTCTGGAgtaaaagctgctcagccttcctcctgctcctatttagatagcactatcaagacagtggggcattcgtggtacagagaacCGTTCCCCCCacctaaggtttaaaagtatttattaaaaataaagatggtgaccagtatattttagcatagcattggcttccagtagagttccggatcatcttcaaggtgttggtgctgacctttaaggccatacgcggcctgggacttccatcgtatcttagagaccgcatcaccccacatgtccctgcgCTGCCTCTCCGGGATTGGCGGAGGCCAATTAATACTGGTGGTCCCCTGGCCTCTTCGGTGATACGTGGCTGGCTCTCCCAACACAGCGCTTTCAGGGGCCTTTTGTCGCTTTATTCTGGccccccggcctggtggaacgctcttcttccagccgtccgggccctgcgggaccttggggagttccgcagggcctgtaagacggagctgttccgctgggcctttggaggaaccggccgctaatagtgccccctttcttcggccctgacatctgggccacctgtcatctaatgagactcgccatgcctccctctttaaggggggggggaggagggatttTTTATTATAGGTATGCTGGACGCCCTTTTAATTTGCTGAGCTTTTATATAATTGGAACAAGAGCTGAAAATttctattgctgttttaaatgtttacttgtttatattgtattttatgtgttgtacaccgcccagagcccttcggggatggggcggtataaaaatctaataaactaaataaatcaataatagcaccagattgagcaagggtttgcaaaacaaaggagatgaaaCCACAAGTCCCCTGCCCCTATCTTTTAACATACCCTCGCTAGCAGTCGTTGAAAATAGAGTAGGCCATTAAAGCTTAAATGTTGCAATTttcaaagagttcccattacctggcaggctgagtgagctccccgGATAAGCACAtagtccaaaaatggctgctgccttcaccGCCCAGGCACAAGGTCTGCACCCCagcagaaggagagaagaggatCCCACCCTTCCACTCCCAGCAATTCATCAGATCCCAgacgccccccccctcctttgacctggtcaggctgggtcaagatatctttcccccctaggtcaggtagcatttgcATATGTCCATCTGGAATTTTAAGACCTCCAAATCTATGGGacctggttgggggaggggaggaggaaagaaaaagaaaagggaggagggaggagccagccacagatacagaagaagaagagtttggatttctatcccccctttctctcctgcaggagactcaaaggggctgacaatctccttgcccttcccccgctcacaacaaacaccctgtgaggtgggtggggctgagaaagctccgagaagctgtgactagcccaaggtcacccagctggcgtgtgtgggagtgcccaggctaatctgaattccccagagaagcctccacagctcaggcagcagagctgggaatcaaacccggttcctccagattagatacacgagctcttaacctcctacgccactgctgctcctacgccactgcaggtgaaacgtcaggagaaaatgctactggaacacggccacactaACTGGAAAACCGACAATCCCcttgtgattctggccgtgaaagcctgtgacaatccaaatccaaactttaGCCTGGGAATAACGCCAAGCACTTGAAAAATCCACCTTGTTCAAATAGGGAGGCTTTACTTATAGGATAATCTGAGACCAAAAGAGTACCAGACTAAGGAGCCACAgggggggggtttgaaagaaTTTATTGCTGCTACTGCTCAACAGAAGTTTGAGGCATGAACTGCCACACAGAGATGTATGACATTGGGCTTTTGTGGATGGAAGGACTCGGGCGCTTACAAGAAAAGTGGCCTTTGATCAGACTGAGGGCACTGGAGTCAGACGGACACAAAAGAACCCTCTGCTCAGGCCTTCATCTTGCATAAGAAGGCATACGGTACTGAACAGCTGGAATCTTGCCAGGTCTTATAACCTAGAAAAtgacagagaggaagaagaagagttggttctcATAATCCACTGTTTTCTTCACTGTAGTagaaactcgcggccctccagatgttatggactacaattcccatcatcccctgccagcatgatgctggcaggggatgatgggaactgtagtccataacatctggagggccgcgagtttgacatctgggCTGCAGGGAacctcaaggtggctaacaagttccttccctttcctctccccacaacagacaccttgtgaggcaggtgaggctgagagagttcagggagaatcCCCTCAGATAGCCCAAGTCATGGAATGGGGAGGGTGAAGCCTGACCCCCGGCACTTTGGCAGGGCGGCTGAAAAATCACTCCGCCTCTCTCCTCTCCCAGCATGCCATTACCatggggggtcatttgacccctctGTCCCCATGGGCGGCATGCGGCACCCGTCTGACccacctcctttcctccctgcAGAGAGACTGGGGGCGAGGCTCAGACggcaggctgcctcctgggcaACCCACTGCAAAGGCCcacctcctgcctccctgcaagccaggggagggcagtaggtGGCCTGCAGGTCAGGtggggggcagcttggatgggcgcTGTGACAGCCAACCAGCCCTGGAGCTGGTCTGCTGCTGCATTGCCCATTTGAGCCATCCTGTCCCCAAGACCTGTCCCGATCCTCATCCCCGAGAGCTGGGGGGGTGTCACAGGGGTGGTGCGCATGGGGCCAGGGTGGGgatgcccagagcaggtgttctcCCCGATACACCTTtggtctggcccaaggtcaccgagctggcttcatgtggaagagcgggaatTGAACCTGTACCTCCCACATCTTTATTTCAAAGATCCTCTCACCCTGAATCACCCTCAGGGCTGCGGTTCTTATGTGTAACTTGTTTAACAAACCTCACCTTCAGATTCTATCAGATAGGCACAGTGCTTTGAGCTGGTAAAGAGTTTGGGTGCATTTGCAGTCCAGTGAAAATCTTTGGCCTCCGATCCGTCTACCCATCCCCAATATCTAAACTGCAGAGAAAGCAAACAGAGCAGGGTTATtactggggaggaggaagaaggctCTGCACACACATACCCGGGAATTACAGTCCGTTTGTTACATCACCAGGGACTGTCCTCTAAGAActgggttcttcctcccccccatggagcctgctgggtgaccttgggccagtcacagttctcccagaactctctcagcccatgtggaatcaggcaaaccacctccgaacatcacttgccttaaaacacctaccgtgtttccccgaatataagacagtgtcttatattaatttttgctcccaaagatgcgctatgtcttttttttcaggggatgtcctatttttctgtgctctgttcgttgggcatgcttccaaacaaaaactttgctacgtcttacttttgggggatgccttatatttcacacttcagcaaaacctctactacgtcttattttcaggggatgtcttatattcggggaaacagggtatggggGCGCCATGCGTCAGTTTTGACTTATCAGCATACACACAGCAAAAGTGTAGAATCAAGATCAAGTGTGGTAGTGGTGCCACCGTATACTGCTTTGGTTAGATCTCACACGgagtgttcagttttgggcatcaGAGTTTAGTAAGAATATTAATAAGCTGGAAGGAGTCGAGCATAGGGCAAcaataaagagaagaagagtgtcgatttataccccgccgtctctcctttaaggagtctcaaagcggcttacaaactccttcctttcctccccccacaacagacaccttgtggggcaggtggggctgagagagttcagaaagaactgtgactagcccaaagtttaTCAGCAGGCTTCTAtttatcacttgccttgaaaaccctgtaggtTTGCcacaaggccctttctgcacaaacattttaaaacattttgagtgtggatttataccccctgaaccaaatttcaccaaggtcgggtggtatcatcaggacagtctctggatgataccctgaaacgttggtgctgctagctttaaaaatgtatcccctgcaggccaaaatgcaaaaaacaccaaaaatattttttaaagcccaaataccttgcattcagattcgttcggGCAAGAAATATTCGGGCAAGAAATATTCGgccaattttggcccgaatatgtccAAATTCGCCGAGATTCAGGCCGGATCCGGTATCTGTTGCACTCAAATATCCCAGCCtaatgccccctttctctcctccccttccagCTTCGGCTCTTTCCCATTCATTTTCCTTTGCTACCCCAACTGCTGGCGttttcaacctccaggtggggcctgcagttcTCCTGGAGTCACAAaagatctccagataacagagatcaattcccatcGAGTATTACATCCCCAATGAGCTCCCTCCGCTCACGAAAGTCCACCGTCCCCAGGCTCCATcgccaaatttccaggaatcccTCAAAGCAGAGTTGGCAACTCAACCCattgcctcctctgcctcctcctcctccgtccaGTAGCTGCAAGCATTGGATACTCACTTTCCAGCGGTCTCTAAGTCCAAACCAGACATTTCCCACGCCTTGGAATTCATCCTTAATATATGGGACCACTAGATTCTGCTCATCGTCGCTTAAAATAGAGGCAAGATGCCCACTTTCACCCAGGGCCTGACATTCCTTCTGGGAGAGAGCAAGAGCAATCACTTTTTAGGCTAGAGGAAAAGATATCTGACGGCGAGCGGATCAGGCAGCACCAGGTAAAGACCTTGTTAAGACCAGTTCCCTCCCAGGAAATGGAAACAGTTAGAAAGCGGAAAAGGAAAAACCCCACACTGCAACTCACAGATCCCGTTTCTGCCCATTCTAAAAAACATCCCATTGAATAGAGCTtctacctgaaatgttgaagacttagtataaggctcattccacacacgcagaataatgcactttcaaa of Sphaerodactylus townsendi isolate TG3544 linkage group LG06, MPM_Stown_v2.3, whole genome shotgun sequence contains these proteins:
- the LOC125435940 gene encoding C-type lectin-like, which codes for MEGAKGKSCPRGWLSYVSSCYGLFPDKLTWKEAEKECQALGESGHLASILSDDEQNLVVPYIKDEFQGVGNVWFGLRDRWKFRYWGWVDGSEAKDFHWTANAPKLFTSSKHCAYLIESEGYKTWQDSSCSVPYAFLCKMKA